In the Vitis vinifera cultivar Pinot Noir 40024 chromosome 2, ASM3070453v1 genome, one interval contains:
- the LOC100260742 gene encoding uncharacterized protein LOC100260742, which yields MGFLRRIAGILGFAKDEPHETRDVDDENDVVRDRTSREEVEVEDTRLPRKGFSVPAQVVIERGPLLVPCTSGEGGVQGLKWYAKRLRVDEDGDVADEFIDEVSPDTSSSAEDHRRPLPRFQVNYRNRAAKVRNQKMSLDGKIQQGLEFQGRLMWV from the exons ATGGGGTTTCTGAGAAGGATCGCGGGCATTCTAGGGTTTGCTAAAGATGAACCTCACGAAACCAGGGACGTAGACGATGAAAACGATGTCGTTCGCGATCGCACTAGCAGAGAGGAAGTGGAGGTTGAGGATACTCGCCTTCCTCGTAAAGGCTTCAGCGTCCCCGCCCAGGTCGTCATCGAAAGAGGCCCTCTTCTCGTCCCCTGCACATCTGGCGAGGGTGGAGTCCAG GGATTAAAATGGTATGCAAAGCGTCTGAGAGTAGATGAAGATGGGGATGTGGCAGATGAGTTCATCGATGAGGTCTCACCAGACACATCATCTAGTGCAGAAGATCATCGCAGGCCATTACCAAGGTTTCAAGTGAATTACCGTAACCGAGCAGCCAAAGTGAGGAACCAGAAAATGTCCCTTGATGGGAAAATCCAACAGGGACTAGAATTTCAAGGTAGATTGATGTGGGTATGA
- the LOC100265951 gene encoding late embryogenesis abundant protein 18, which produces MMQSYKEKISNMASVAKEHITICKARAQEKAEKAMARTKEEKEIAKERRKAKEAQAKMQLHAEKAEHAARKLNAKHSHLHSTHTHQGYNQPAAGATAPMYPQPQPVVGATTAPTYPPSTHPPPEAKYF; this is translated from the exons ATGATGCAATCTTACAAGGAGAAGATAAGCAACATGGCCAGCGTGGCCAAGGAGCACATCACCATCTGCAAGGCCAGAGCTCAGGAGAAG GCAGAGAAAGCAATGGCGAGGACAAAGGAGGAGAAAGAGATAGCCAAGGAGCGTAGGAAGGCCAAAGAGGCTCAAGCCAAGATGCAGTTGCATGCAGAGAAGGCGGAGCACGCCGCCCGCAAACTCAACGCCAAGCACTCACATCTTCACTCGACTCACACCCACCAAGGCTACAATCAGCCTGCTGCTGGGGCCACAGCTCCGATGTACCCTCAGCCTCAGCCTGTTGTTGGAGCCACTACCGCCCCAACCTATCCTCCTTCAACGCATCCTCCTCCAGAGGCCAAGTATTTCTAG